A single genomic interval of Peribacillus sp. FSL H8-0477 harbors:
- a CDS encoding methyl-accepting chemotaxis protein — protein MQLFQYILRTSIIVIPATFTIGFFVCIMNGIEGKSFVINLICITLMGGVVGVISAFINHRRFIKPIEKINTFFEKLADGDMRDRLEPENLGFLASVAISVNYAVDSWSNVLNKVQESSKNMTDFSINLAQGTAQTNQATEHISTVIEGISRGADNQVRGVSETSNVIHQMSESLAQVSTNAVTVVSSINKSMEKADAGTSSIESAGRQMESIYSNVNELARVVRGLGERSKEIGKIVEVITGISAQTNLLALNAAIEAARAGEQGKGFAVVANEVRKLAEQSGDATQQITGIISHIQTETRQVVDTMESVNAEVSDGINVMSGAGESFTQIQESVNSVFEQVAQVSAAIEQMTSGTNSAVKSMDMITNAAAESAASTQSVLAATEEQAISIQEISTFAETLAKLAKEMQEMTHTFKV, from the coding sequence ATGCAGCTTTTCCAATATATTTTACGAACGAGTATCATTGTCATTCCAGCAACATTCACGATTGGTTTTTTTGTTTGTATCATGAACGGAATAGAGGGGAAAAGTTTTGTTATCAACCTTATATGTATTACGTTAATGGGCGGAGTAGTTGGAGTGATTTCAGCTTTTATAAATCATAGACGATTTATCAAACCGATAGAAAAGATTAATACGTTCTTCGAAAAGCTGGCAGATGGAGATATGAGAGATCGCTTAGAACCGGAGAATCTTGGTTTTCTTGCATCTGTGGCAATCAGTGTAAATTATGCGGTTGATTCATGGTCAAATGTATTAAATAAAGTTCAGGAATCATCGAAAAATATGACTGACTTTTCGATTAACTTGGCTCAAGGTACAGCACAAACAAATCAGGCCACAGAACATATTTCAACAGTTATTGAAGGGATTTCTCGTGGAGCAGATAATCAGGTGCGAGGTGTAAGTGAAACATCCAATGTGATTCATCAAATGTCTGAAAGTCTTGCTCAAGTTTCTACAAACGCGGTGACCGTAGTTTCAAGTATAAATAAATCAATGGAAAAAGCCGATGCGGGAACTAGTTCGATTGAATCTGCAGGAAGACAGATGGAATCCATCTATTCAAATGTCAATGAGTTAGCAAGAGTAGTCAGGGGATTAGGTGAACGATCGAAAGAAATAGGAAAGATTGTCGAAGTAATTACAGGGATATCAGCGCAAACCAACTTATTGGCCTTAAATGCGGCAATAGAGGCAGCGAGAGCAGGAGAACAAGGAAAAGGATTTGCAGTTGTAGCAAATGAAGTACGGAAATTAGCAGAACAATCAGGGGATGCTACACAGCAAATCACAGGGATTATCTCTCATATACAGACTGAAACACGTCAGGTGGTTGATACCATGGAATCCGTTAATGCAGAGGTCAGCGACGGAATCAATGTGATGTCAGGGGCAGGTGAATCTTTTACACAGATTCAGGAATCAGTTAATTCGGTATTTGAACAAGTAGCTCAAGTTTCTGCTGCGATTGAACAGATGACATCTGGAACAAATAGTGCTGTAAAATCAATGGATATGATCACTAATGCTGCTGCAGAGTCGGCTGCCTCCACTCAAAGTGTATTAGCAGCTACTGAGGAACAAGCAATTTCTATCCAAGAAATAAGTACGTTTGCTGAAACGTTAGCTAAGTTGGCAAAAGAAATGCAAGAGATGACACACACGTTCAAAGTATAA